GTTAATATTAACATGCTATGGCCCGTTGAACCAGGAGGGGGCGACAGAGAACCAGCTGCGCTGTCGACGTACTGACGTGGCATGGAAGGTGATGACGTAAAGTACGTACATTACGTTCATTCGGACCAGCAACGTTTTGCTCCCTTGGTTCGTGTTTACCAAAGAATTGTTGTATTTCCAGCtgtattttggggattttccaAACTTTAGTCCTGAGTGACGTACAGGTGACAGTCTAGGTAAGTGTTAAGACTCACCTGCCGTCTTTCAACAAGACTTCTAAACATCGATAAGCACCGAGAAGCTGTTATACTTTTGTCTTGTGCAAAGAAAACGCCAAACTCCGTATAGCAGTTATGAAAATTAAGCTACAACTGCTTATGGGAAAACGTAcgaagtttttgtattttataggCGATGTCTCGTGAATCTTGAGGACAATTTGCTTAATTCGGCTCAGAAATATTTTTCCGGACTACAACAAATTTCCACATCCGGACCGAtttatctagctagctagctagcttgctagttAGCTTATCGCCCTGTTGTGCTGTAGGATAACTTTAGGTTACCACTAGGTTAAATGTACATAAGTTGAGTCTATATTAAAATGGATAAGTATTGGGTGATGTACCTAATGCCGAATTGAGAAGTAAAACCATAGCattttggaaatgtactttaatCCTCGTTCtgctaaatgtaaacatttacagacacaaTTCAATCTTAATTTAATGGTTAACTTAACAAAAGTCTGGCGACGCCTTCCCGTTGTAATTAGTAGTACACAGGGGGAATACACTCAGGGTTCAGAATTAGCACCAATTACTAAAAAGACGATGTTAATGTATTAAGTGCCTCGTGTAATTTGAACATTCACGAGGCATGTGGCTGGTGGATGAAAAAGTTCATTTTGATCCCTGAATGCATCAATTAAAATTCTACCTTTTTAAAGCattacatattatttttaacatttatatacaCCGTTAAACATCCGTGGCAGACATTTAGtgtcatcaaaataaaaattacacaACGTAATATTGACTTTATTTAAGACACAATGAAAGAGTAATAGTGGAGTAtaatattagtcaaaatatgGCAAAACATTCATAACATAATTCCTCTATCATCATTAAAAAGCGTGTAACTGAAGTTGTTTGGGTGCAGGTGCCGGGGCAGAATGAGCATCGGTTCCAAGAGTAAGAAGAGGGTGGTTCTGCCCAGCCGACCCGACCCCCCCACGGTGGACCAGATCCTGGAGGACATCCACCGAGCCGCCGCCGCCGACCCCGTCTTCAGCGTCCTGGAGGACACGGGACAAGGTGAgtccacacacacctgcagagtcAGACTAGAATCAAGGGTTCTTCATTGGCATACCACTTTAGAAATTAGTACCATTAGTACCATTAGTACCGTTGGTACAGTTAGTACCATTAGTACCATTAGTACCGTTGGTACAGTTAGTAATTTTAGTAGAAGGAAATGTTATGCAAAGGTCACAGattcaaagaaaaatacagcacagatgcaattaaaaacactggaaaagtCAATATTAGttatatgaatgaaaataaataaatatataaatgcttATATGAAgagaaatagaatagaaagcctttattgtcattatacacacaggctaattactgctaactaacatgctagttaacattagcatagacacaggctaattactgctaactaacatgctagttaacatcagcataggcacaggctaattactgctaactaacatgctagttaacattagcagaggcacaggctaattactgctaactaacatgctagttaacattagcatagacacaggctaattactgctaaatCACATGCTAGTGAACATTagcatagacacaggctaattactgctaaataacatgctagttaacattagcatagacacaggctaattactgctatctaacatgctagttaacattagcatagacacaggctaattagtGCTAaataacatgctagttaacattagcatagacacaggctaattagtGCTAaataacatgctagttaacattagcatagacacaggctaattactgctaactaacatgtccctgtccccccctcccccccagacTCGCCCCGCCCCCCCGACAGCGACGTGGACCTGCGGTTCCTGCAGTGTCGCCAGTTCCTGGAGTTGAACCAGCGGCTGCAGGCGGCCCGGGGGCGGCTGctggagcagagggaggagCTGGGAGCGGCGGGGGGGCGGCTGCAGAGCGACGTGgcggaggtcaaaggtcaaacacTCTGAGTTctaccccctcccccccgtTGGAGGGACTTCCTGTTGACCCTGGAGCCTCTGACCCCCCCCAGGAAGTGGGTTGACGCTACAAGGGAAACGTGTAGTTTCATGTGGAGCCAAACTGACATctttttcacatacacacacatatacacactcacacacacacacacacacacacacacacatacacacacttgtgcaCAGCCGCCCAGTGTAAATATTGAACTGACTAATCTGGTGACACACCAGGCCTGActgtccccacacacacacacacacacacacacacacacacacacacacacacacaggcactggAGAGGTGACAacagtgtgttgtatttttattgtaatttaataataaataaagagtttcaattaaatcctgttttcacttcacttttttcaaaatagtcatactatgaatttttacaacatactactcctgactggctagtagtccttacctaggtactgtcagggccctcatactctgctcctgactggctagtagtccttaNNNNNNNNNNNNNNNNNNNNNNNNNNNNNNNNNNNNNNNNNNNNNNNNNNNNNNNNNNNNNNNNNNNNNNNNNNNNNNNNNNNNNNNNNNNNNNNNNNNNTGTCTTGAAGGACGTCCCAAAGGACGTCCCCAAAGATGTCCCGAAAGATGTCTTGAAGGACGTCCCAAAGGACATCCCTAAAGATGTCCCTAAAGATGTCTTGAAGGATGTCTCGAAGAATGTCTTGAAGGACGTCCCAAAGGACGTCCCCAAAGATGTCCCGAAAGATGTCTTGAAGGACGTCCCAAAGGACGTCCCCAAAGATGTCCCGAAAGATGTCTTGAAGGACGTCCCAAAGGACATCCCCAAAGACGTCCCGAAAGATGTCCCGAATGACGTCTCGAAGGATGTCCCAAAAGACGTCTCAAAGGATGTCCTGAAAGAAGTCCCGAAAGACCTCCCTAAAGACCTTCTGAAAGACGTCTCGAAAGACGTCCCAAAAGATGTTTTGAAAGACGTCCTGAAAGACGTCTCAAAGGATGTTCCGAAAGACGTCTCAAAGGATGTCCTGAAAGAAGTCCCTAAAGACCTCCTGAAAGACGTCTCGAAAGACGTCCCGAAAGATGTTTTGAAAGAAGTCCTGAAAGACGTCTCGAAGGATGTCCTGAAAGAAGTCCCGAAAGACCTCCCCAAAGACCTCCCGAAAGACGTCCCCAAAGACCTCCCCAAAGATGTCTTGAAGGATGTCCTGAAAGACGTCTCGAAGGATGTCCAAAAGGACGTCTCAAAGGATGTCCTGAAAGAAGTCCCGAAAGACATCCCGAAAGACCTCCCCAAAGATGTCTTGAAGGACGTCCCGAAAGACGTCCTGAAAGACGTCTCGAAGGACGTCCTGAAAGACATCCCAAAAGATGTCTTGAAGGACGTCCCGAGTCGGCTTAACGAAGATGTGACGAGCAGCGAGTCAGCAGAGACAACGGTCCACCGTCTGAGCTTTAAAGACGTCTCCAACGACTTCAGACTCAGTCCTTCAAAGGACAGAGACAACAAGGGCGCCACGGCAACGGAAGACCCATCCAacgccttcaaaataaaagctgataGAGCGGACATACCCTTTTTACAGAGTCTCTTTGGAAAGACTTCTCAGAAAGAGGAGAGTGGTGTGGAAGATGAAAAGATATTCTcagagacgagcgagaaaacGAAGGAAGAAATGGACGCTAGTCTTAAAGGAAACGTCTTAAAACCGAACGAAGAGACGATCGACGTCTTCAACACACCTTTACTCCATCTGATCAAACAGGAAGTCAACAACACCAACGAGGAAATGAGTCTCGTTGAGGACACCGGAATCCCCAAAATCCGTCTACAAGACGACGAAGTGACCAACGAATGTGACTCGAAGGACCAAAAGGACAACGACCCTCCGGGGACAAGTCTGAGAGACGGACGGTCCTCCAGCCTGCTGAGTTTTCTCAAAGAGGACTTGAACCAGTTGAAGGAAGACGTGTTGAAGGTGTTCAGGGACAAAGACGCCGGTGCCCAAAAAGTACCCGTTGTGAAGGATGTCCCGAAAAACGTCCCGAAGAACGTCTCGAGTCCTCTTAACGAAGACGAAGACGTGATGAGCGTCTTCAAGTCCACAGATCCAAGCAGCGAGTCAGCAGAGACAACAGTCAACCGTCTGAGCTTTAAAGACGTCTCTAACAACTTCAGACTCAGTCCTTCAAAGGACAGAGACAACAAGGGCGCCACGGCAACAGGAGACCCATCCAacgccttcaaaataaaagctgaaaaagcgGACATACCCTTTTTAGAGAGACTATTCAGAAAGACTCAGAAAGTGGAGAATAATGCAGAAGATGAAAAGATATTCTCAGAGACGAGCAagcaaaagaaggaagaaatgGACACTAGTTTTAAAGGAAACGTCTCGGAGACAAGCAAAGAGACAATcgactttttcaaaataaaagctgaaagaGCGGAAGGACACTTTTTACAGAGTCTCTTCAGAAAGACTTCTCCGACAGCGGAGAACGGTGCTGAAGATAAAAAGATATTCTCAGAAAAAGACGGGATGAAGGAAGTGGAAGTAACTGAAACTCCTCCAGACCCATCCAaccccttcaaaataaaatctgaaaaagcgGACATACCCTTTTTACAGAGTCTCTTCAGAAAGACTTCTCAGAAAGAGAAGAGCGGTGTGGAAGATGAAAAGATATTTTTAGAGACGAGCGCGCAAACGAAGGAAGAAATGGACGCTAGTCTTAAAGGAAACGTCTTAAAAACAAACGAAGAGACAATCGACACCTTCAACACAGCTTTACTCCATCTGATCAAACAGGAAGTCAACGACGCCAACGAGGAAATGAGTCTCGTTGACAACCCCAAAATCCCCGAAATCCGTCTCCAAGACAACAAAGTGACCAACGAATGTGACTCAAAGGACCAAAAGGACAACGACCCTCCGAGGACGAGTCTGAGTGACGGACGGTCCCCCAGCACGCTGAGTTTCCTCAAAGAGGATTTGAACCAGTTCAAGGAAGACGTGTTGAAGGTGTTTAGGGACAAAGACGCCGGCGGCAAAAATGCAACCGCGTGCACGCAAGATGTCCCAAAAGACGTCCCGAAAGACGTCTCGAAGGATGTCCCGAAAGACGCCCCAAAAGACCTCCAGAAAGATGTCCCGAAAGATGTCTTGAAGGACGTCCCAAAAGATGTCCCGAAAGATGTCTTGAAGGACGTCCCGAAAGATGTCTTGGAGGACGTCCCCAAAGACGTCCCGAAAGATGTCCCCAAAGACGTCTCGAAGGATGTCCCGAAAGACGTCTCAAAGGATGTCCTGAAAGAAGTCCCGAAAGACCTCCCTAAAGACCTCCTGAATGACGTCTCGAAAGACGTCCCGAAAGATGTTTTGAAAGACGTCCCGAAAGACCTTCCAAAAGATGACTTGAAGGATGTCCCGAAAGACGTCCTGAAAGACGTCTCGAAGGATGTCCAGAAAGACGTCTCAAAGGACGTCCTGAAAGAAGTCCCGAAAGACCTCCCCAAAGACCTCCCCAAAGATGTCTTGAAGGACGTCCCGAAAGACGTCTCGAAGGACGTCCTGAAAGACGTCCCGAAAGATGTCTTGAAGGATGTTTTGAAGGACGTCCCGAGTCGGCTTAACGAAGACGTGACAAGCAGCGAGTCAGCAGAGACAACGGTCAACCGTCTGAGCTTTAAAGATGTCTCCAACGACTTCAGACTCAGTCCTTCAAAGGACAGAGACAACAAGGGCGCCGGGGCGACAGAAGACCCATCCAacgccttcaaaataaaagctgaaagaGCGGACGTACCCTTTTTACAGAATCTGTTCAGAAAGACTTTTCAGAAAGAGGAGAGCGGTGCTgaagagaaaaatatatttttaaagaggAGCGAGCAAACGAAGGAAGAAATGGACGCTAGTCTTAAAGGAAACGTCTTAAAACCGAACGAAGAGACGATCGACGTCTTCAACACACCTTTACTCCATCTGATCAAACAGGAAGTCAACAACACCAACGAGGAAATGAGTCTCGTTGAGGACACCGGAATCCCCAAAATCCGTCTCCGAGACGATGAAGTGACC
This sequence is a window from Etheostoma cragini isolate CJK2018 chromosome 9, CSU_Ecrag_1.0, whole genome shotgun sequence. Protein-coding genes within it:
- the c9h19orf25 gene encoding UPF0449 protein C19orf25 homolog, with protein sequence MSIGSKSKKRVVLPSRPDPPTVDQILEDIHRAAAADPVFSVLEDTGQDSPRPPDSDVDLRFLQCRQFLELNQRLQAARGRLLEQREELGAAGGRLQSDVAEVKGQTL